The following proteins are co-located in the Sphingomonas donggukensis genome:
- the fmt gene encoding methionyl-tRNA formyltransferase: MRIVFMGTPEFAVPALDALVTAGHDVVAAYSQPPRPGGRRGRALVPSSVQARAEALGIAVRTPVSLRGAEAQAEFAAWDADVAVVAAYGLILPQAVLDMPRYGCLNIHGSLLPRWRGAAPIHRAILAGDAETGVGIMQMEAGLDTGPVRAEAHTRCSGKTTGDLTRELADMGAALMVSVLADLDGHPPVPQPAEGVTYAAKIDKAEARIDFTQSAEQIDRQIDAFHPAPGAFFELSGERIKILRADIEEIDPQAAAPGVVLDDRLLIACGSGAIRPHRLQRAGRGEMGVDELLHGFPIPRGTRL, from the coding sequence ATGCGGATCGTCTTCATGGGAACGCCCGAATTCGCGGTACCGGCGCTCGACGCGCTGGTCACGGCCGGACACGACGTCGTCGCGGCGTACAGCCAGCCCCCCCGCCCCGGCGGGCGGCGAGGGCGGGCGCTGGTGCCGTCGTCGGTGCAGGCGCGCGCCGAGGCGCTGGGCATTGCGGTGCGGACGCCGGTGTCGCTGCGCGGGGCTGAGGCGCAGGCGGAGTTTGCCGCGTGGGACGCGGACGTCGCGGTCGTCGCTGCTTACGGCCTCATCCTGCCGCAGGCGGTGCTCGACATGCCGCGCTACGGATGCCTGAACATCCACGGATCGCTGTTGCCACGGTGGCGCGGGGCGGCGCCGATCCATCGCGCGATCCTGGCCGGCGACGCCGAGACCGGGGTCGGGATCATGCAGATGGAGGCCGGGCTGGATACCGGGCCGGTGCGCGCGGAGGCGCACACGCGGTGCTCGGGCAAGACCACAGGCGATCTGACGCGGGAACTCGCAGACATGGGTGCGGCGCTGATGGTGAGCGTGCTGGCCGATCTCGATGGCCACCCGCCGGTGCCGCAGCCGGCAGAGGGCGTTACCTATGCCGCCAAGATCGACAAGGCGGAGGCGCGGATCGACTTCACCCAGTCCGCCGAGCAGATCGACCGCCAGATCGACGCGTTTCACCCGGCGCCCGGCGCGTTCTTCGAACTGTCGGGCGAGCGCATCAAGATACTGCGCGCCGATATCGAGGAGATCGATCCGCAAGCGGCGGCCCCCGGCGTCGTGCTTGACGATCGCCTGCTCATCGCATGCGGCAGCGGCGCGATCCGCCCGCACCGCTTGCAACGCGCCGGACGTGGCGAGATGGGCGTGGACGAACTGCTTCACGGGTTTCCAATTCCGCGCGGCACCCGCCTGTGA